The Primulina eburnea isolate SZY01 chromosome 12, ASM2296580v1, whole genome shotgun sequence genome includes the window TCATGTGGCTTGAAACCAGGTGGCATAGAAGGTCCTGCACCTTGTGGCGGTTTAGGTTGTTGTTGAGGAGGTCTTTGCTGTGTAGGATGTTGTGGCGGATTAAACTGTAGTTGCTCAACAGAAGTTTCAGGTTGCTTCCATCCAAAATTCGGATGATTCCTCCAGCCCGGGTTATATGAAAAACTGTATGGATTGTATTGTGGACGACCTTGGTTTCCCACATAATTCACCGAGTCTCCTCCAAAGCACTGTATCCCCTCACAAGACATATTTGGCGTGAAGGGCATATCACTAGATGATCCACCAACTGTTTCAGTACTTCCCTGAATATTATGCACCGGTTTGACTAGTATTGATTTATTTGCCTGTAACTGTGCCATCTGATGTGTCAACCCGTCAAGCTTCGTTGTGATCGCTGTCAAAGCGTCCATCTCTAGAAATCCTACCTTCTCTTCCCTGCGGTTGTCTTGCCAACCCACATTGCTCTCTGCCATATTAGATAAGATTTCGAGCGCTGCGGTTGCCGTTTTCCTGTACAAGCTTCCGTTTGCTGCCGCATCGAGCATAGATCTCACAGAAGGATCTACTCCATAATAGAATGTCTCAACCTGTTGGCCTATTGAAAAGCCATGTCTCGGGCACATCCTTAACATTTTCTTGAAACTCGCCCATGCTGAATTCAGTGATTCCCCATCTCTCTGTCTAAATGATGTAATTTCATTTCTTAACTATGTAATCTTAGTTGGGGGAAAATACCTGTGCATAAAGAACTCGACCAATCCTTCCCAAGTCGTGATAGAGCCAGCTGGAAGGTCTCGAAGCCACTCCATAGCCTCTCCTTGTAGGGAGAATGGGAATAATCTGAGTCGAATGGCATCAGTCCTCACCCCATTGCACTTGATTgtgtcacagattgacagaaagtTTTCCAGATGTGCATTAGGGTCTTCGGAAGGTGATCCTCCAAATTTGACTTGAAGTTGGATCATCTGGATGATGCCCGGTTTAAGCTCAAATGTATTAGCCTGTATTGTGGGACGCACAATACTAGACCCATAACCTCCGAATGCGGGTCGATGAAGTTCCATCAGCGTCCGATTATCCTATTCTCCGGCCATTTCCTCAACCTCTGGTTTACGGTCTATTTCAGATTATGCTTCAGATTCAAACTCCAGGGTTAAGTCGTTGTTCCTTCGAGCTCTGCGGATACTGCGGAGAGTGCtttcaatctcaagatcaagtggcactAGATTCCTGACGTCTTGAGCACGGCTCATATAACACGAGCTaacccctgaaatcaaaattAAAGTGCAAGATTGAAGCTCCAAAAGAGTATGAAAAGCTGAAACAAAGTTAATctaattaaaatgctaaagaaagaatgaaagatttaaaactaagaataaaagcctagtctcaaacgaataatttatcctaatatcaaataaatagtccccggcaacggcgtcaAAAACTTGACCGGCAAATTCGGTtgggattaattctagcaagcggactaggtcaagttatagtaaatggacgaacagtccaagtatcgatcccacagagactattttttaattactaagatttaattattttatttaatctaggcaaacaataacgagcgatttgattattatttcaaCTAAGTAAATTTTTAAACTAATTTATGCGAAATTAATGACTAAATCAAACATCAGAGAAGATTGGAACgtgggattttcaaatttaaatagaatGATCGGGAATACACAACGGTAACAAACTCTGATTAAATTCAAGCACTGTAATTATTCGACTATCAATTATTCGAAGTCACGATGTAATcctctaatttaattataaatttatttctagaatttataatcttgttttcatttaacagtccaattatttctaattgaatttaattaaacgaaaatgcatgcatcaacgatagaattacagctgtcgcctaaaatcacacactgaaaccgaatactatttctagtcggtttaaccgtgtgttgattaatatttttgaagctaaattcaatctattccctttcgagtcaagatcgaacgacaaacatgaaaataatttgccaaattaaaagcacgaaaattacgcaaacattaatcaataacataaaataatttatgaatCAAACCATCCAACGAATAAACAAAATCAGTCGTTTgtccctatcgtggtcccgatcacaagaaaaactactccataaattcaaaactaaaatcaaatttaatgtttgaattcatgtctaaaaataagaaaataaaagagaagagaAATCTCAATGACGGGCGCGGATCTTGCGTGTAAAGTGTGATGATTTTCCTCTCGTTTTTCCCAGTCGTCGCCGTTTTCAAAAGTGTCAAAACTTGCGCCTTTTTCCTCCAAAAGTCGGCTGTCTCTCGAATATTCAACAACCCCTTAAAATGTCTAGGTTTTCCTCTTTTATTCCTCTTCAAATTCACGAGCAAATCTTCGCAGGATCTCATTCTAATATTACATaaacggaccccgtgcttgcatCCGggaaagggtccgtgtagactctgcccAAGAATTCTTCCCGaatggtggacacggaccccgtgtataggTCCGTCCTGGGGTCCATGTAGACTCTGTAAAATCGATTCTCGGAtggtgaaggacacggaccccgtgtaggggtccggttacaggtccgtgtagactcggctTTTCTCTTCTTTGGGGGTTGATGTGCACGGACCCTTAGACGGTGTCCGTCTTTGGGTCCGGGTTCTCTCTTGTGAAGCTTTCCTATTTTTCCGGGTATTTCGTGACATGGCACTGCGAGCTTGACATTTCTTTCATTCCTTTGGCTTTCACtatcttttggtcaaacctgcaaataACCATAATGAGACGAATTAAGCGCGAGACTTGGAATAAAAaatgccagataagcacgaatatgacaaaataaaatccctaaaatgctatataattTGTGCTTATCAATGACATTCaacgtttgagcagaaaagggtttggatcagttttgagaaaaattttagatctgaaactcgtttttactgtattttcaaatactgcgatttttcggtcatgaatctgagaaaactttcagcttgaaaattgtataactttttgataccttcgatttgatataaaattcgaaatatttggataaaaatgagtgagttatgaccgtTTTCgttggactgctcaaactgcatttttcagaaaattatgtattgatatgtttTTGAGACTTTATTGTGGCAGGCTTCGTTTGGAATCGATGGGTGATCGTTGTTGCATCTAGGTATGATCAGTATGATGTTTGATTGTTATTTGACATGTCGTTCGGCgttgataggcactcgaatacactagaagtcgtaggaaccgATTTagtgtcaattgccacgtttttgaattgtatgtgtcgtaAGGTGGACGTCATTGCTTTGGGTGCTTGTATGAAGTTGGTTCTATGTTTTAGCATGCTAGGATGTgtctcgaggtgtcggttctgaaaggggatcggttacggtgaccggaagtgcaacggaagttcaaaaaatcgaattttacatacaatatttcggccaccatgttctttgtgtagcaaatacaataaaacacaaaaatgacattcatagtgtgtttagaaatgtacctatcaatctcaagagattgattatggctccaacttagttgtcaaacaactaagctcttgaatggcaagaccctctacaagctttccttgttcttgaaatctttccttcaaattaggcccacaaCTAACTAGGTAGAtctcctcatattttgcactagaaaaatatgaggatttttcaaagagaagtgttgtagaacccgatttcagtacacgtataacccatgcatttatttaaattattaaagcatttaattaattttaaagaagtttagtcatgcatattatttaaatgcattatttttaatttaattacgtttatgcaatgcacgttaaaatatatttttcgagtttcatgtttcaggcgattattcgaggcgggattgaggaaaagacccggggacgatttttggcaattttaaaagtggtattttatttttagttgagtttgtgggtattttaaataatttagtgagttttagtattttgagcctaaacatttaattagtgatttttaaacttttaaagtctagtatggtgtgtgaaattttaactaaagagctttatttaaaagttaagtgtgagttagtgttttggattagtagactattattttaattaaacaaaagttagtctcctaatattttaaaacacacgctacacacacaaattacacacttttacacacacctgtagcgcacaaaacacacacacaagtctcaattcaagtttcattattttgagagaaagaaaacctagggttcttagcctagagcagccgcccccttccccctCAAATTCCAGCAGATTTCGGTCaatattattgcaagaaaacggtgccacgttcgtcccggatcaagcccctctctatctccgcttcggtgacgccgtttcggtaacgtttgatatcataaggcacgtatattctgttcttgctgtatcgatcaagtcatattatgtgttgcgttgatttttatgcgtaaaagttatgtatcatgttagtagtttgagcggattatagatcggatcaatttcgagggtaaaactttagatctaaaactcgtttttgctgtcttttcaaatactgcgaattttctgttcatattttgggaaaactttcaacggcaaaaacgtagaacttttcgataccttcgatttgatataaagtacgagatttttggacgaaaaatgagagagttatgatatttttcgtgtgactgctcaaactgtaattttaagaaaagtttggtatcattggatttttgaagttttatgttgcaggcttcgttggaaatcgacgggcgatcgttgctgcgtataagtatgttagtattgaggtttgttgtatttttcatggttttcgttggacgtcgttaggcgtttgaatcggtttaaagtcgtaggaaatCAATTGATGTCAATTGCATAATTGGTGTTGCATTGTGTTGTATAGTGGGCGTCGTATTTTTGAGGTGTTTGTATAAGTTTGATGCAATGTTATAGTGTCCTAAGAAGGGTCTTAAAGTGTTGAACCATTATATTCAAGTGTCAACTTGGGTGTGTAGACAGTGTATAAGatttctcgcaggtttcgacGTACAGTGgccacacggacccggacacggacctgagcacggggtccgtgccgttACTTTTCACTTAGTGCGTCTAGGCagtacgtacacggacccccacccggaccctctcacggggtccgtgtcttcatGTTTCAGTCGATGCCttcttccagagcctacacggacccccatccggacccaagcacggggtccgtgccccttcttgTTCACGGCACGTATGATacagtaggtagacggaccagtacacggacccgggctaggggtccgtgtacacactgtttggggagaatattatttttggttccaaggtttgatgtcatgggttagtgcaaggattgttaaggtcatgtcatgggagattatagaaggtcctaagatatgatGGAGCTCGAGAGTAAGCATCATTTCtctacgtttaagttatgcaagttaagattgaaattcatgttagtatgtcgcagcgacggccccagtcgaagtccaacgaatcccacagcgccaagtaagtatgtatgacgtgcaagaaagtattttaagctttgaggtatgctaattgtcttgtgaccaacgaaagttaaggattggaaagcgttaaatcatgaacggggaccaatccgcccgttaaattatgaacgggttagatcgtggttgtgaagcgttaaattatgaacgtggatcaactggcctgttaaatcatgaacagggatcttatgtatgcgacagtggatacgtccctgtcagcccagtactgtggtgagtctgatcaggcgtttatcatgttaagggtcacttgctttgaaacatcctccacgtaaaattatgcagttaagtatgttgaagtatgaaagcatgtttaagaaaagtttatgttcatggcacgtcgtagtatgtatgttcaagttcaagcttatttcaagttgaagtttatgcaagtccaatttaaagttatgtatgtcctattttaaagaagcatgcgatttttattatgtagtactcgttacttccagtttatacgtgttgagtctttagactcactagatttgatcgatgcaggtgagtacgatgcgcaggagacaggaggtggcgaccaaggggcaggcttgggctgagtggcaggctaaacccgaggaccgcgagcttatgtttatgcaaacttttaaactactctgatgttttgttttttttatgtgagacgttttgagacagcatTCTTTTAGCAAACGTTTATTGGATGATGGAATATTTTAACGATATTTATGTGAATGTTGGGTGACGTCCGTACAAacgttttatttgaataaaatttttaatttttccgcaaattccaAGTAgttaagtacggttcgttacagttggtatcagagcggtgttcttgtaaagggttacgcctactgccagtcgcaagaagctctcgaagtcacacctcaagtctgtaagttttaaaagttttgagttatgctatgtactatgcattaagtcatgatttcagcatgtatatgttttaagttcaaattacgtgcatcttTTGTCATTAGTATTataatcatgcatgttgggtttacgtgttgggtaaattatgttaaacagtatgcctcctagacgtgagaTTAACCGGGAAGAtagggaggaggacagagagcctcgaggcGAGGAgagagccaatcctccaccacctccaccacccgaCATGCAGGCCCAGATGATGGccggaatgactcagttctttgccCAGTTTATGGGTAACCAGACAGTGGCTGATGCAGGGGCGAGACCCAGAGCTGAGGCTGTCTATGAGAGATTCAGCAGGATGCACCCAGACAAATTCTCAGGGACGACGGACCCATTGATAGCAGAGGGATGGGTTAAATCCATCGAAGTAATCTTCGATTTCATGGAGTTGCAGGATACTGATCGAGTGAGGTGCGCTATCTTTCTACTTCATGGGAGTGCAAGAgtttggtgggagagcgcatccgTGATAGTTAACCTACAGACTCTCACGTGGAATGGGTTCAAGGAggtgttctactccaagtacttcactgaggaagtgcgTACAAAACTGATTGGAGAGTTCATGACACTACGACAGGGAGATAGCAGCGTAGCTGATTatgtgcagaagtttgaaaaggGTTGCCAATTTATGCCCTTGATCACCAATGATGCTCAGGCCAAGGTGAGACACTTTCTCCTTGggatgcggccgatcttgcgccgtgacgtgaAGGTGGTAGGGCCTATGACCTATGAGGTCGCAGTAGCGAGGGCGTTGGAGGCAGAGCAGGACATGAGGGAGATTGAGAAGGACCGCCTGGGCAAGAGGCCCTTTCAGGCACCGCAACAGCAGCAACAGTATCAGCAGCGGCCACCATTTAAGAAACTTACCAGGGGCAGCCTGGAAAGAAACCTCACCATGGCCCACAGAAGGGCAAGGGTCCGATGcaacagcagggggcgcctcagaagcccgccgcttacccagtgtgtcctaaatgcaaccgCCAACATCCAGGACCatgcttgtatggatcaggcaagtgcttcaagtgtggtgCAACCGACCACATGCTTAAGGAGTGTccgcagtggaagcaaccaacccaAGGGAGGGTTTTtgccatgcatgctcaggaggcaGATCCAGACACGACTTTACTGACCGGGAACATTTTTAtaaagagattagctaccactgcactgatagattcaggagccactcactcctttatatcagagacctttgctaatcacctggacatcaagtccatcggtctagacttgaacttctcagtgacagtcccatcaggggaagagttgttagctaccagtgtgatcagggatatcgatctagaactacagggccacctagtgtatgcagatttgatcgttttgccgatgccagagttcgatatcattttgggtatggactggctgactaagaacagagttctaatcgattttcagaagaggtcagtgttggtcagaccgctcggtatggagcagtttttattcgagccggttagatggagaagttttcctcgtatgatttcgtgcatgcaggcgaggaaatTACTTTCAAAgggatgtcaggctttcttggccagtgttatagcagcgcctgacgtgcccactccttctatttcggaagtgccagtagtcagtgaATTTCCAGGCGTCTTCCCAGACGACGTCGCAGGCCTTCCAACAGatcgagaggtggagtttgccattgacctcatgccaggtacagtgcccatctctaaggcaccgtacagattagctccaacAGAGATGCTAgaactcaaacagcagattcaagaactcttagacaaggagtttatccgcccgagcttctcaccgtggggcgcaccagtactctttgtgaaaaagaaggatgggagcatgagactgtgcatcaattaccgtgagttgaacaaggtaacgatcaagaataagtacccgttgcctaggatcgaagatttgttcgatcagttgcagggagctgtcGTGTTCTCCAAAatcgatcttcgatcagggtatcaccaactgagagtaaaggatgcagatgtgcataagacagctttcaggaccagatacgggcattacgagttcttagtgatgccgtttggattgaccaatgctccagctattttcatggatctcatgaaccgagtattccagccgttcctcgatcagttcgtcatagtgttcattgacgatatcctcatatactcgaagagccatgaggagcacgaccagcacttgaggacagttttgcagactttgcagagccgtaagttgtatgaaaaattcagtaagtgcgagttctggttgcagaaagtcgcgtttttggggcatatagtgtctagtagagggattgaagtggatccagccaaagtggcagctgtcaaggaatgggtagagccaaagaatgcatcagagatccgcagctttttgggtttagcgggttactaccgtaagtttattcggggattttcgtctatagcagtgccactcacttcactaaccaagaaaaatgctaaatttgtgtggagtgatgaatgtcagaagagcttcgacaccttgaagcaagctctcatttcagcaccggtgttagccatgccatcagggcaaggggactatgtgttatacaccgatgcatctaaactcggtttaggagcagtgttgatgcagcagggtagagttatagcttatgcttccagacagttaaaggtgcatgagaagaactacccgactcacgatttggaattagccgcagttgtctttgcattgaagatttggagacattacttatacggcgagaagtgtcagattttcaccgatcacaaaagtctcaaatatttcttcacgcagaaagagctgaatatgagacagagacggtggttagaacttgtgaaagactatgattgcgagattagctaccatccgggaaaagctaacgtcgtagcagacgctttgagcagaaaagtggcagtcatagcacaattgtcagttcagagacctcttcagtctgagattcagcgGTTTGGTCTAGAGGTTTAtcataagggcagagctcctagactgtctaatctgacagtcaaatctgacttACTAGACCGCATCcgagcaggacagtcttcagatgagcaactacagaaatggagactgaaggacgaagctaagggcagtgttttgtacacagtgtcagatggtatcgtgagatacagaggcaggatgtgggtgcctagtgttgattcgatcagacaggatattctgacagaggcgcaagcatctccgtattctattcacccaggaggtaccaagatgtacaaagacctgcagattctgtattggtggccagggatgaagagagacatccgcagatttgtatctgagtgcctcacatgtcagcaggtaaaggcagagcatcagaggccagcaggtttGCTTAAGCCCCTccctatcccagagtggaaatgggagaacatcactatggatttcgtcgttgggttacctaagtcagtcagaggttttaattctatttgggttatagtggaccgactcactaagtcagcgcactttctgccagtgaagacgactttctccataacgcagtatgcggagctttatattaaggagatagtccgtttgcatggtttcccagtttcgattgtgtccgacagggacccaaggtttacatcgtccttctggaagagcttgcatGCTGCCATGGGGACGAAGCTACTGTTTAGTacggcttttcacccgcagacagacggtcagtctgagcgagtgatccagattctggaggatttgctaagagcctgtatgattgattttcaaggagcttgggagtctagactacctctagtggagttcacatacaacaacagcttccaagcatctattggtatggctccctatgaagcgttgtatggtcggaagtgcagatcgccagttcattgggacgaagttggtgagagaacagatctaggcccagagatagttcagcagactgcagaagtggtggtcaagattcgtgacagaatgaagaccgcccaaagccgtcagaagagctacgccgataagaggaggagagatctcgagtttgccttTGGGGACcacgttttcgtcaagatagcacccatgaagggtgttatgagatttgggaaaagaggcaagttgagtccgaggtttattggaccgttcgagattcttgacagagttgagacattagcctatcgtgtagcccttccgccgaaactggccggggtacacaatgtgttccacgtctcgatgctaaggaaatatttggctaacccttcgcacattctgagttatgagcctttgcagcttgctccagatttgtcttatgaggagagaccgacTCAAATTCTCGACAGTCAGGAGCGCaggctccggaacaaagtgactaagctagtcaaagttcagtggctgaaccaatcagtggaagaggccacttgggagtcagaggcagatatgagacttcgctacccggagttgttcggtaagacttaatttcgaggacgaaatttatataagtgggggaggaactgtagaacccgatttcagtacacgtataacccatgcatttatttaaattattaaagcatttaattaattttaaagaagtttagtcatgcatattatttaaatgcattatttttaatttaattacgtttatgcaatgcacgttaaaatatatttttcgagtttcatgtttcaggcgattattcgaggcgggattgaggaaaagacccggggacgatttttggcaattttaaaagtggtattttatttttagttgagtttgggggtattttaaataatttagtgagttttagtATTTATAGCCTAAACATTTAATTAgtgatttttaaacttttaaagtctagtatggtgtgtgaaattttaactaaagagctttatttaaaagttaagtgtgagttagtgttttggattagtagactattattttaattaaacaaaagttagtctcctaatattttaaaacacacgctacacacacaaattacacacttttacacacacctgtagcgcacaaaacacacacacaagtctcaattcaagtttcattattttgagagaaagaaaacctagggttcttagcctagagcagccgcccccttccccctCAAAATCCAGCAGATTTCGGTCaatattattgcaagaaaacggtgccacgttcgtcccggatcaagcccctctctatctccgcttcggtgacgccgtttcggtaacgtttgatatcataaggcacgtatattctgttcttgctgtatcgatcaagtcatattatgtgttgcgttgatttttatgcgtaaaagttatgtatcatgttagtagtttgagcggattatagatcggatcaatttcgagggtaaaactttagatctaaaacttgtttttgctgtcttttcaaatactgcgaattttctgttcatattttgggaaaacgttcaacggcaaaaacgtagaacttttcgataccttcgatttgatataaagtacgagatttttggacgaaaaatgagagagttatgatatttttcgtgtgactgctcaaactgtaattttaagaaaa containing:
- the LOC140806717 gene encoding uncharacterized protein, which encodes MELHRPAFGGYGSSIVRPTIQANTFELKPGIIQMIQLQVKFGGSPSEDPNAHLENFLSICDTIKCNGVRTDAIRLRLFPFSLQGEAMEWLRDLPAGSITTWEGLVEFFMHRQRDGESLNSAWASFKKMLRMCPRHGFSIGQQVETFYYGVDPSVRSMLDAAANGSLYRKTATAALEILSNMAESNVGWQDNRREEKVGFLEMDALTAITTKLDGLTHQMAQLQANKSILVKPVHNIQGSTETVGGSSSDMPFTPNMSCEGIQCFGGDSVNYVGNQGRPQYNPYSFSYNPGWRNHPNFGWKQPETSVEQLQFNPPQHPTQQRPPQQQPKPPQGAGPSMPPGFKPHDRKSNLEDMLAKYIAGNEMRWQNHDAMMQRVETQLGQLATQMATRAPGTLPSDTEKNPKGVNAVTATSLIKQELIDVEGDEKEKNISKQESNDTREKEALAQMPSYAKFLKEILSKKRKLGDFETVNLSEECSAILQNKLPLKLKDPGSFSIPCTIGTSNFSKALCDLGASINLMP